The region atgAATATATTTCCTATTTGTATGTTATTCACATGTCTAGAAATAGTCAACACAAGTCAAGGCAAAACCTAAACTCCGGAGTTACCAAGTCAAGGAAACATACAAGGGCTTGTTCAAAAGGATCCTGAGAATATCGGACATCTAGTTAGTCAACTTAGGCTATAAGTAAACATGTGTAAATCACACAACGGGCACCTAGAGCAATTGAATCACTTGTGCTCATACTCTCAAACTAATTTATGTAATTTTCATTTTGATTAATAAGATTAAACAAGGAATGTTATCATTATctcatcccaaggttttatgtcgggGATCCTAGTAAGAATCAAGAGATTTCCTTGTAAGAAACATCAGTGTCACTTTCATTCAATCTTTTACATTCATATCGATTTCAACACCGCAGCCTCGCATACAATTTGGTTGATACTTTCTTGATTATTTTTCGACCAAAACGCCCATATTGTAATCGATGTTGATTAGATGTATGGTTTATATAAACCATGTTAGATGTATGGTTTATAACTTCATATAGTAGCAATCTTATTTACACAATATAAAGTTTCACAAAACAATATATTTATACACATGTTCCTTTAAAAAAATGTGATTGTTCcctaaataatttttattttatgaagttaagatttttttagttattaGATTAAAAGAATTTTGTTTGATAGTATTACTTTAAAATGTTTATTTTGTGACAAAAATTTGAAAGCTATTTCAAATATATTTTGAAAGCTTTAAGCTTTTATGTTTCCATTTTGAGTTTTTATTCAtacatatgttttttttatataatttacacatTTTAAAAAGCTTACAAacacttttatataaatataagttaaatTTTCCTATTATTTTTGTCGGACATACCAAAAAACTCAATAATTAAAATATACAGACTAGTCATTCTCTGGTGTGCTGAATTTTTTCTTGCTAACGAACTTGCAATAATTGCTTTGTTTTTTGAATATAAGCGGATGAGTTCGGTGTATAAATGACTTGAAAGGTTTAGGAAATACGACATTAAAGAAACAAAAAGAAAACATTCTATTAAAACATCATACACACAATCAGGAAttgattcaaaattttcattaagAATATCTAGTTAAATACAAATATATGAAAATCAGGAAAAACACTCTGACTTTTATTCTTGAACCAACTGAAAACATATAGTTGTATACATGAATAAAGCAAAGACTCATTTCCATCAAGCATGAACTGGTGTCTCACACAAATAATGGAGGAATGACATAACATTCTCTTAAACACAAACGTCACATATGCGGGAATCACTAATGATTTCTGCATCATGCTTAGCATATATGCACAAATCCAACATCCaaataaaaattacaactttttccTCCTAAATGTCCCAATTTGACATAATTGAGACCTTTTGAGTTTTATACCGATTTACTAATCTAATGCATCCCGCCTCCAGAGACCTTTGAAAGTACAACGTCAGGAGGTGGTGACGGCAGCATGGTGAATGCAAAAATCCCACTTATTGCAGCCGCCACAGCTCCCACCACAAACGCCGGTAAATTGCCACCACCAAACAGTGCGTCCCATGGTCCACTTAGCACAGATACCACCATCTgttgaaacaaaaataaaattcgATTAATATCATTTTGACATTAAATAATAGTATCTTCAAAACGGTGGTTGTGTCTATAAGAAGTAAATAAGTTAATCAAGTCTTGTCTAGTCCAATTCAGATCAAATTGTTTCATACATAACAACCCATTGTGACATATTTGATACATTTCAACTAAAACAAAACATCTTCCTTCAAATAAAAAACAACCACTTAACACATTCTAACTCATTTTAACTTCGACCTATATTAACATACTCGTAAAAGACAACTCATGTTAGCAATATCTtgatactttatttatttttaacccaACTCATTCATTTGTCGCATATACCTCAAATATTGGCTTATAGGAATGGTGACAAGTGTGAGGGTCCCAAATTTATAGATGTGGGGCCAACCACAACCCCcataccatatgtttttattagCCTAATGGAAGTCAAGCAATGGTATGGGAGATCATAATGTAATGTTTTGGTTTTAGTCAATGATGAGAAAGCAATGTAACATGCTCGACTGGATGGCCAAATTTGTTTCTATTATAGTTCAATTTTGATTTAGAAATACAAAAACTTATTTTGGATTGTGGCATACAAGTCATATTATGAGTCCAACTTAAAGTAAGACTACAAGTCTAAAGAATACTTGTGTCGTCATGCCACAAATTAAGAAACAGTGGGGGcccatttttgttttcaaatgcCAAATTCCACACAAGcttccaattttgactttttgtacCAAAACTTAAAACTCATAATTTATGTAATGAAAACCCcctattttgttttataaaaagatATTTGCAAAACATAATATTAATTGTTATTATTGATATAAGAAAAATGTACCTGAGGAATCACGATTGCAAGATTTAGAACACCAAGTGACAGACCTGTGAAATtagaataaattataattaaagaAACTACaagaatgttttttgtttttaatttagtaattacaagacaattttattttaatttacctTGTCCAGCTCCGGAGTCGTTAGAAAATATCGAGGCTAGAGCGCAAGGGACACTAAAAGTCACCTGGAAGCATACCATAAATTAACAAAAATGAGATCGAGCTTTAACTTTATTTAAGTAATAATTtaacaaaatattaataaattttacTATGAACATGTCAAGAATCTTTGTATTTATTACGCAATTAAATGTGTTTTTCAAATGGTCAAATATATTAATTGATTTGCATTTAGTGTTTAAGAGTTGCAAAGATTCATGATATCattaatcaaaaaatatattgatAATAATCGATTAAATGTAAGACAATTACCATCTTAAATTCTCTTCTTGATAAGAATATAATCAAATTCCATATATACTTTATAAAGAATATATTCGGTTAATAAGGTAGTATTCCTATCCATTTCCTTTTAAACTATTATTAtccttcaaaaaaaaattattccacacaaaaacatatatattGCAACCCAAAAATGTTTATACCTGAGCTATTTTATATTCTTTTACATTTAAAAATtggtatttaattatttattatgatgcaactttaaaagaaaaacaataaaAGCATGTATATTATAAATATGGAGAAAGTATTAATTTcctaataatatttaatataaaaaaaattatatgtgaatttgatgcaagTAGTTGTAAAGGTAAGAATTTACTCACAGCGAGTGGGGCACCGAGGACGGCGAAAATCGACAGAGCTCCGCCTTTGATCCCGGCGTTAGGTGGCAGAGGAGTGGTGGTCCCATCTGGCAACGTCGTGAACTGCCTTTCAGACTCCGCCATCTTCGTCACCAGAACAGTCATCGCCAAACAAACAGCAAGAAGGAAGTTAACGCCACCCCACAACCGCTTCACACCACCTACCCAACGAGCCAAGTGCTCGATGCACAGAGAAGAGAGACCTGACACGACTGAGTTAATCAACAAACCCAAAGCTCCGGCACGGACACCACGGTTGTACATCTGCCCAGCCGGTCCAGTACCCACCTCACCACCGTACACCTCCTTACCCATCCAGTCGGTGTCGAAAAGAAAAAATGGAAACCATGCAACCCAGTTTAAGCATGTCACCATCAACAAGATCCACATCGGCCTAGACATTTCTTTCAATGCTCCGAGCATTTCTCCAAAGAAAACCATTTGTTTCCCGTTGGATTTATCGACGGCTTCCGGTACGAAAACATCCTCCGACACCGTCGCTAGAGCCAACACCGTTATGCTCACCAACAGTGCGATGGAGATGAAGAAACAGGTTTTCAAATTTGCACAGTAGACGTCGCATGCAGCGGTTTTTGTAAAGGGGACGATCTGGTAGAGGTGGGTGTAAGAACCGGCGGCATAACCGAGTACGTTTCCGACACCCATGAAGAAAGCAAACATGGCATTTCCGGTACGGATCTTGCTAGAATTCGACCCGGATAAGTCAGCCAACAACGCCCGGCATGGTCCTTGAAGCGTGTTATTTGCAACATCAAGAATCCAGAAACCGACGACAAAAATGGCTACGGCGCGGGGCTTCGTCGGTGCACCGAGTTTGTCTCCGGCGGAGACACCAATGTCGGCAGCGTAACCGATAAGGAAAACGGCGATGGCGACAAGCAAAGCTCCTCCGGCAATAAAGGGACGGCGGCGACCAAAGCGAGAGGTGCATCGATCGCTGTAATAACCGACGACCGGCTGAACAATCATACCGGAGATTGGACCACAGAGCCAGATGAAAGATGACCAGGCGTGCGGAACACCAAGGAGTTGGACGTAAGGGGTGAGGAGGGAGAGTTGGAGGGCCCATCCGAACTGGACACCGGCGGCGATGGCAGACACCATGATTAATTGCCATATCGGCCTTTGTGGTGATTCATGGTGCTGCATTTCCAGCGGAGCCCGTGGTGGTTGTTTATCATCTTTTGTGGATGACACCATGTTCTGAAAATCAAGATGAGGATGAAAATGGAGTTAAAGAGAGAGCGGATATGTGAGAATTAAATGGAGATGAAGGATGGTATTTATAAGCTTTTTGGCGGCTTCAAGAATGATGAGATGGCTTGGGCTGGCACTTGGCAGTGAGCCTTTTAGTTTTGGATAATATTTTCTAAATTACTATCTATCAATATTTATAActacaaataaataaatttaacgGATTCAAATTACTTTCTAATTCAGAATACTACGGACTACCAGTAGTGACGTATTATCAACCAAACTTGACTCTCAAACATACACATCTCCTCTTCATTGACGCTAGACCCGCTCTCTCTCACACACagccacacacacacatgtaCATAAATAGTATATAACTACTATATCCTAAAactaattattaattttttaaaaaaattaataaaaatttcatttgtgTATTTAATTAGCGCAATTATGACATCATTTTATATATGGTTGGACGGTTTTATTTAAGGTAAGGTTGGTCGTATGGTCGGTGAAGCAACGGAAATGAAGCATGAGCCGTGAAGATTGAGTCATGAGTGATTAGATTTCACCTGGCGCCCAGCAGTACATAATAAAACACCGAGTGAAAAGATTTTTCACATTTATTTGTCATATTGTTTAATAAATACACAAAatatttaaaatgattttaatTAAAGTAATACCAAAAATGTTTTAGACTATAACGAATCTTTTACCAATAtatttatgaaattgttaaaattgTCCATTTATGTTTGGTAACATACTTTAATTTATCCACAAACTTATTATCTatagttataaaatataaatatattatcaataaACTACTATCTTCGGTAATTAATTCAAAGTTTAAATATAATCATTCATGTCCCTTTTCTCTTTTATTCAAAAGTTATAATATAACTAAGCCGTGTCATTGACTCATTGCTTATCCAAATTTTATCAAATGTTTACttcaatttaaaaataaaataatcttTGAGTCGTATCATAATAATTAACAATTTTGCAATACGTGAATAATAATTTTAGAGCTAACTTATAAAAAATccaatatatttttatctaatttttttaaaaaccattatattttttttagtacgCTAAAATCCCTATATCTTTTTGAAAGTCTAATTCAAAGCTTTCTAGTATGAAAAACCTAACATATGTCCATTCAACCATTAAAAAACAATTATATTAGTTTTTTAGTGTTTTAAAACCCTatattctcaaaaaaaaaaaattataatcaaAGATATTGTAACGAACGAACCTTTAAATATCTGAATCAATTAATATCTATGATTATCTAGATTTATCAGGCTCAACGCCTTAAATTAgacaaaaatttttaaaaatataagaaTTTTAACGTATTAAAATATTATAGTGGTTTTTTTACTCTATTAAGTTGTACTTGTAATCTCTGTTTAAGAACCTCGTGAATAAAGAATACTCTTCTCCTTCTCGCAGACATAGATCACTTTGACCAAACCATATAAATATTGTGTCATTGTGTGTTTTTAGTTTGGTATGTTATAAGAAGGGTTATCAGATCTTGGCATGAAAGTTAGTATtgatcggatacacttcaagtaaaAAAACAAAGAACAAGCAAATTACCTTAAACAAACAAGGAACTAAAAAAGTAAAGAACACTAGATATTTAACAAAattgtctttcaccaagaaatgGTTTGTTTTCACAAAGAAAACAGGTTGTCACAAAGATGGTAACCAATATGTTAACGTTAGGGTTTTACCCaaatgttgtatatatatatatatatatatatatatatatatatatatatatatatatatactaatttatattagTATATCCCTTGATAGAAGAGATTGTATCTAATATATACTAAGAATTGATCCTTATCACAAGGTTATCAGATCTGCTATCTATTCTACATATATCCGTATAATTACCTAATATACGAATATTACATTAGATTCTATAATCGAACGTTGATGTTGATCTTCATGTTGATGCTGATAATATCTTGAGATGTTGGCACTAGCAGTCAGCATATAAAGtatttgactcatcagatcataaggggGGGACCTTACAATCTCGCCCTATCTGATTATGTCAAAAACTAATCTTCTTTAAAGGAGTCATCAAAAGAACCTTGTAGAACTTATCTGCTTCTTTCAAGATTTCAAGCATTACCCACgtgaattcatcaattttgagtTATTCCAATCTTTTGATGAGCTTAATAGAAATCAACACATGGTATCCTCTTTTAAATTCTATATATAAGTCCTTCCATACGAAGATGAAATAAGTGCTCAGTGGGTGCAGCAGGAAGATCATCAATGCATTGAAAGCACATATGATTTTGACTATTTAGGAGCGCATGTTCTTCCTGAAGTGGATGGTCTAGGAGGACTAGTTGATGGCACAAGATTCAACTTCTTTACTTTGTTGAGAAGTTGATGAATTGCTAACTTTACCTCCCGAGCATGAATATCTTTATGTTTGTCGATAAGTTCCCGAATTTGTATCCACTGGTTGCAGCCAAATTTGACCAGCTCACGAGCGTATATAACCTGAGTGTATTCATACTCAGTCTTCGTTTTTACCAAGAGAAGCTTCAG is a window of Lactuca sativa cultivar Salinas chromosome 1, Lsat_Salinas_v11, whole genome shotgun sequence DNA encoding:
- the LOC111911847 gene encoding sucrose transport protein; its protein translation is MVSSTKDDKQPPRAPLEMQHHESPQRPIWQLIMVSAIAAGVQFGWALQLSLLTPYVQLLGVPHAWSSFIWLCGPISGMIVQPVVGYYSDRCTSRFGRRRPFIAGGALLVAIAVFLIGYAADIGVSAGDKLGAPTKPRAVAIFVVGFWILDVANNTLQGPCRALLADLSGSNSSKIRTGNAMFAFFMGVGNVLGYAAGSYTHLYQIVPFTKTAACDVYCANLKTCFFISIALLVSITVLALATVSEDVFVPEAVDKSNGKQMVFFGEMLGALKEMSRPMWILLMVTCLNWVAWFPFFLFDTDWMGKEVYGGEVGTGPAGQMYNRGVRAGALGLLINSVVSGLSSLCIEHLARWVGGVKRLWGGVNFLLAVCLAMTVLVTKMAESERQFTTLPDGTTTPLPPNAGIKGGALSIFAVLGAPLAVTFSVPCALASIFSNDSGAGQGLSLGVLNLAIVIPQMVVSVLSGPWDALFGGGNLPAFVVGAVAAAISGIFAFTMLPSPPPDVVLSKVSGGGMH